A genomic window from Camelina sativa cultivar DH55 chromosome 2, Cs, whole genome shotgun sequence includes:
- the LOC104742357 gene encoding transcription factor SAC51-like codes for MPLDTRQRDLPLGLTQTCFEDIGVRSVHPRIPLPELGKLYAAELQARCFQPPPFQSLLYSHDKESFGKRFSRSDMRSWCAAAAATATTTPHGALESSQKRLMIFDQSGNQTRLLRCPFPLRFPSHGAAEPVKLSELHGLEKAFREDNEEFDENHSNGKESEMHEDTEEINALLYSDDDYDDDCESESDDEVMSTGHSPYLCNKRELDEIDGPCKRQKLLDKDNKISESSSLVGTKSSTKLNGSSFLKDKNLPESKNISTKEDSGSGLSSEQSKKDKIRTALKILESIVPGAKGNEALLLLDEAIDYLKLLKRDLISTEVKNQSSHHSQATNLVG; via the coding sequence ATGCCTCTAGATACAAGGCAACGGGATTTGCCTCTAGGCTTAACTCAAACTTGCTTTGAGGATATAGGAGTTCGGTCTGTCCATCCTAGAATTCCTCTCCCTGAGCTAGGGAAACTATATGCAGCTGAGCTTCAGGCTCGCTGTTTCCAGCCACCGCCATTCCAGTCTTTACTGTACAGTCATGATAAGGAGTCTTTTGGAAAACGATTCTCACGGTCTGACATGCGGTCTTGGtgtgctgctgctgctgctactgcTACTACTACTCCACATGGAGCATTAGAGTCTTCTCAGAAAAGACTTATGATATTCGATCAGTCAGGAAATCAGACTCGTCTATTACGCTGTCCATTTCCTCTACGGTTTCCATCTCACGGGGCTGCAGAACCAGTCAAACTCTCTGAGTTACACGGTCTAGAGAAAGCTTTCAGGGAAGATAatgaagagtttgatgagaACCATTCAAATGGAAAAGAGTCAGAAATGCATGAAGACACTGAGGAGATCAATGCGTTGCTATATTcagatgatgattatgatgatgattgtgagagtgagagtgatGATGAAGTAATGAGCACTGGTCACTCTCCTTATCTTTGCAACAAAAGGGAATTAGATGAAATCGATGGTCCTTGTAAAAGGCAGAAACTACTGGATAAGGATAACAAAATCAGTGAGTCATCATCACTTGTGGGCACTAAGAGTTCCACAAAACTCAATGGGTCGTCCTTTCTCAAGGACAAAAATCTCCCTGAATCAAAAAACATCTCGACCAAGGAAGACAGTGGTTCTGGTCTGAGCAGCGAGCAGTCGAAGAAAGACAAGATCCGTACAGCTCTGAAAATACTCGAGAGCATAGTCCCCGGTGCAAAAGGAAACGAAGCTCTCTTACTTCTGGACGAAGCAATTGATTACCTAAAGTTGCTGAAACGAGACTTAATCTCCACAGAGGTTAAGAACCAAAGCTCCCACCACTCACAAGCCACCAATCTTGTTGGTTAA